The Euphorbia lathyris chromosome 2, ddEupLath1.1, whole genome shotgun sequence genome includes a window with the following:
- the LOC136219372 gene encoding UDP-glycosyltransferase 91C1, with translation MENRSKLELVVFPWLAMGHLIPFLRFSMVLAERGHSISFISTPKNLQKLPKIPKQLSSSISLISFPLPSISGLPSHAETTSDIPYTKQQLLKKAFDLLQTPLTLFLQSSKPDWVIYDYASHWLPSLTSDLGISSAFFSLFTGAALSFIGPQPLLMTDGDSRSTAEDFTVVPAWVPFESNIKYRVHEVSKYVEKTEEDKTGPSDSVRFGFAIGNADLVIIRSSPEFEPEWFELFGKLSGKPVIPIGFLPPLTEEDEEDKEWIRMKEWLDKKEAKSVVYVGLGSEAALTREEVQRLAIGLEKSESAFFWALGSTQSKKTVLPDEFEERVKDRGVVYSGWVPQVKILSHEAVGVFLTHCGWNSVVEGLSLKKVLILFPVLNDQGLNARLLEGKKLGVEIPRDEFNGEFTSDSVADLVNKAKLDELGKEKMKGDMFGDWIRNNQSVDEVVRYLQQNRNSFQVKKP, from the coding sequence ATGGAAAACCGCAGCAAGCTTGAGTTGGTGGTATTTCCATGGCTAGCCATGGGACACCTTATACCATTTCTTAGATTCTCCATGGTTTTAGCTGAAAGAGGTCATTCAATTTCTTTCATTTCAACACCAAAAAATCTACAAAAGCTTCCTAAAATACCCAAACAACTGTCATCTTCCATTTCCCTCATTTCCTTCCCTTTACCTTCCATCTCCGGATTGCCATCCCATGCTGAAACCACTTCTGATATACCCTACACCAAACAACAGCTACTAAAGAAGGCTTTTGATTTGCTTCAAACTCCATTAACTCTTTTCCTTCAATCTTCCAAACCAGATTGGGTTATTTACGATTATGCCTCTCACTGGCTTCCTTCTCTCACCTCCGATTTAGGGATTTCATCTGCCTTCTTTAGTCTCTTCACCGGCGCAGCACTGTCTTTTATTGGCCCGCAGCCGTTGTTGATGACAGATGGAGACTCCCGCTCAACCGCCGAAGACTTCACCGTCGTCCCTGCTTGGGTTCCGTTTGAATCCAATATCAAGTATCGCGTCCACGAGGTTTCAAAATATGTGGAGAAAACGGAAGAGGATAAAACAGGCCCTTCTGACTCTGTTCGATTCGGATTTGCAATTGGAAACGCTGATCTTGTTATTATCAGAAGCTCTCCGGAATTCGAACCGGAGTGGTTCGAGCTTTTCGGAAAGCTGAGCGGGAAGCCTGTAATTCCGATTGGCTTCTTGCCTCCATTAAcggaagaagacgaagaagataAAGAGTGGATTCGTATGAAAGAATGGCTAGATAAAAAGGAAGCGAAATCAGTTGTATATGTTGGGTTAGGGAGTGAGGCTGCTTTGACAAGAGAAGAAGTGCAGAGATTAGCAATTGGATTGGAGAAGTCGGAATCGGCTTTCTTTTGGGCGCTTGGGTCAACTCAGAGTAAGAAGACGGTGCTGCCGGACGAGTTCGAGGAACGAGTTAAAGATCGGGGAGTAGTGTACTCAGGATGGGTTCCACAGGTGAAGATACTGAGTCACGAGGCAGTTGGGGTATTCTTGACTCACTGTGGTTGGAACTCGGTTGTTGAGGGACTCTCGTTAAAAAAGGTTTTGATACTGTTTCCAGTATTGAATGATCAAGGGCTAAATGCAAGGTTGTTAGAGGGGAAAAAGCTTGGGGTTGAGATACCAAGAGATGAATTCAATGGGGAATTTACATCCGACTCGGTGGCAGATTTGGTGAATAAGGCAAAGCTAGATGAGTTGGGAAAGGAGAAGATGAAGGGGGACATGTTTGGAGATTGGATTAGGAATAATCAGTCCGTGGATGAGGTTGTCCGTTACCTCCAACAGAATAGGAATTCATTTCAGGTGAAAAAACCATAA